One region of Deinococcus koreensis genomic DNA includes:
- a CDS encoding ROK family protein, producing the protein MTEAQGRAGNRERVWRQVLSHGLSSRADVAEGLRLSKVAVTNIAAELIEAGWLTEAGLAGGYAGRPAGLLDLHPQAGTVLGVDVQRRVVTATLGDLRGDPGAVQALPLPVPDEVTGTVLELLRAAHARPPHGPLRQVVISVPAPVGPQGEPEAPSGLPEFGAAAAQDWASAHEVPLAFENDVKLAAVAEHHAGAALGRDDFALLALRETGVALGLFLGGRLYRGDRGRAGELSLLRWPDAGRLTPLESLDPQTRQAALAMIVGGLAAALDLRLLVVQGGPDTAEELIGQIRALVSGSVSIAHSAHGDAGPLRGALVLAARLAQDGVLRAGLPAATPREARLNPSG; encoded by the coding sequence GTGACGGAGGCACAGGGCAGGGCAGGCAACCGCGAGCGGGTCTGGCGCCAGGTGCTCAGCCACGGCCTGAGCTCGCGCGCCGACGTCGCCGAGGGCCTGCGCCTGTCCAAGGTCGCGGTCACGAACATCGCCGCCGAGCTGATCGAAGCTGGCTGGCTGACCGAAGCCGGGCTGGCAGGGGGCTACGCCGGTCGGCCGGCTGGCCTGCTGGATCTGCATCCCCAGGCGGGGACGGTACTGGGCGTCGATGTGCAGCGCCGGGTGGTCACGGCGACCCTCGGCGACCTGCGGGGAGATCCCGGCGCCGTCCAGGCCCTGCCCCTCCCGGTGCCCGACGAGGTCACGGGCACGGTGCTGGAGCTGCTGCGGGCTGCCCACGCCCGGCCCCCCCACGGCCCGCTGCGACAGGTCGTGATCTCCGTGCCGGCCCCGGTGGGCCCGCAGGGCGAGCCTGAAGCCCCGTCGGGCCTGCCGGAGTTCGGGGCCGCGGCGGCGCAGGACTGGGCCAGCGCCCATGAGGTGCCGCTGGCCTTCGAGAACGACGTGAAGCTGGCGGCGGTGGCCGAGCACCACGCTGGAGCCGCCCTGGGCCGCGACGACTTCGCCCTGCTGGCCCTGCGCGAGACCGGGGTGGCGCTGGGCCTGTTCCTGGGAGGCCGCCTGTACCGCGGCGACCGCGGCCGCGCCGGCGAACTCTCCCTGCTGCGCTGGCCCGACGCCGGGAGGCTCACCCCGCTGGAGTCGCTCGACCCGCAGACCCGCCAGGCGGCCCTGGCGATGATCGTCGGGGGTCTGGCCGCGGCCCTCGACCTGCGGCTGCTCGTCGTGCAGGGTGGCCCGGACACGGCCGAGGAGCTGATCGGGCAGATCCGGGCGCTGGTGTCCGGCTCCGTGAGCATCGCCCACAGCGCCCACGGCGACGCGGGCCCACTCCGGGGCGCCCTTGTCCTGGCGGCCCGTCTGGCGCAGGACGGGGTGCTGCGGGCCGGGCTTCCGGCGGCCACGCCCCGAGAAGCCCGGCTCAACCCGTCCGGCTGA
- a CDS encoding helix-turn-helix domain-containing protein encodes MQRTDWSGPKLDLPGSRIVCLCGAERFRPAFTALDERLTHSGCVVVTIANPTGTPAGSGAPEHPQAQADLHKIEWCDEFVVLNAHGYIDELTRQHIRHAQKLGKPIRFVDPMGGQIRPSHTEALARCGARAFRPAEVVTVVGEGTVMDLTAPFKVKAGAVLLYGPDETRPACTLVSEHVWPGVKWVPEVWYAEAASNTRVVQYQADPAALQPIGELIRWSIATSGQIWERMLWGLLLVDSVATQEELSAIIGCRRESVTTAMRDFRAQELIEKVDGRIRLTAKGLVYAAQLGALDDGDTTSGLGDLPEPDLNVN; translated from the coding sequence ATGCAGCGTACCGATTGGTCTGGACCGAAGCTGGATCTCCCCGGCTCACGTATCGTCTGTCTGTGCGGCGCCGAGCGCTTCCGGCCGGCGTTCACCGCCCTGGACGAACGCCTGACCCACTCCGGCTGCGTGGTGGTGACCATCGCCAACCCCACGGGCACGCCTGCCGGTTCAGGTGCCCCGGAGCATCCGCAGGCCCAGGCCGACCTGCACAAGATCGAATGGTGTGACGAGTTCGTGGTGCTGAACGCCCACGGGTACATCGACGAGCTCACCCGCCAGCATATCCGCCATGCCCAGAAGCTGGGCAAACCCATCCGCTTCGTCGATCCCATGGGCGGCCAGATCCGGCCCAGCCACACCGAGGCGCTGGCGCGCTGCGGCGCGCGGGCGTTCCGGCCGGCCGAGGTCGTGACCGTGGTCGGTGAGGGCACGGTCATGGATCTCACCGCTCCCTTCAAGGTGAAGGCCGGCGCCGTGCTGCTGTATGGCCCGGATGAAACGCGTCCCGCCTGTACGCTGGTCAGTGAGCACGTCTGGCCCGGTGTGAAGTGGGTGCCCGAGGTCTGGTACGCCGAGGCGGCCAGCAACACCCGGGTCGTGCAGTATCAGGCCGATCCGGCCGCCCTGCAGCCCATCGGCGAACTGATCCGCTGGTCGATCGCCACCAGCGGCCAGATCTGGGAGCGGATGCTGTGGGGCCTGCTGCTGGTCGATTCGGTGGCGACCCAGGAAGAACTGAGCGCCATCATCGGCTGCCGGCGCGAATCGGTGACCACCGCCATGCGTGATTTCCGTGCCCAGGAGCTGATCGAGAAGGTGGATGGCCGGATCCGTCTGACGGCCAAGGGGCTGGTCTACGCCGCCCAGCTCGGCGCCCTGGACGACGGCGACACGACCAGTGGGCTGGGCGATCTGCCGGAGCCCGACCTGAACGTCAACTGA
- a CDS encoding ParB/RepB/Spo0J family partition protein: MTLTTVPTIRSAHIRPTGVGPDVREVPVAQLVLADYRPRQRFLAAALESLAQSIAVHGVTQPLTVRPLDTDLYEIVAGERRYLAAQQLGLSHLPVLVRPLGDDTALEVSLMENLQREDLNELEEAEGILRLLSLRLGREVGAVKSMLYRMDNEAKHKVTQQVLGTAEARTVETVFAVVGRLAWPSFVSTRLPLFSLPPEVMEALRAGVLSAAGARLLGRVRDEGDRRALLADLWVRPVTDAELRRQVLSTLSSPQPAAPLAARLNAWSSALIAQHRWHSPARQARAQALLDELAALLCAEEDDHDEATL; this comes from the coding sequence ATGACCCTGACCACCGTACCAACCATCCGCTCCGCCCACATCCGTCCGACCGGCGTCGGCCCGGATGTCCGCGAGGTGCCGGTCGCGCAGCTGGTGCTGGCAGACTACCGTCCACGGCAACGCTTCCTGGCGGCGGCCCTGGAGTCACTCGCCCAGTCCATCGCGGTTCACGGCGTCACGCAGCCCCTCACCGTCCGTCCGCTGGACACCGACCTGTACGAAATCGTGGCCGGAGAGCGCCGCTATCTGGCGGCCCAGCAGCTCGGACTGAGCCACCTGCCCGTGCTCGTGCGCCCCCTGGGGGACGACACCGCCCTCGAGGTGTCGCTGATGGAGAACCTGCAGCGCGAGGATCTGAACGAGCTGGAGGAAGCCGAGGGGATCCTGAGGCTGCTGTCCCTGCGGCTGGGCCGTGAGGTGGGCGCGGTGAAGTCGATGCTCTACCGGATGGACAACGAGGCCAAACACAAGGTTACCCAGCAGGTGTTGGGTACGGCGGAGGCCCGGACGGTCGAAACGGTCTTTGCGGTGGTGGGCCGCCTGGCCTGGCCCAGTTTCGTCTCGACCCGGCTGCCCCTGTTCTCACTGCCCCCCGAGGTCATGGAAGCGCTGCGCGCCGGCGTGCTGAGCGCGGCGGGAGCCCGGCTGCTGGGCCGCGTCCGTGACGAAGGGGATCGCAGGGCGCTGCTCGCCGACCTGTGGGTTCGTCCGGTCACGGACGCCGAACTCCGCCGACAGGTGCTGTCCACCCTGAGTTCGCCCCAACCGGCTGCCCCCCTGGCCGCCCGCCTGAATGCCTGGAGCAGCGCCCTGATCGCCCAGCACCGCTGGCACAGCCCGGCGAGGCAGGCGCGGGCCCAGGCCCTGCTCGATGAGCTGGCCGCGCTGCTGTGCGCCGAGGAGGACGACCATGACGAAGCGACCCTCTGA
- a CDS encoding TrbC/VirB2 family protein, which translates to MYPTFGVAKQGQVVMEYLTGLLLLTDHKVRTWSEQHFMVQPETHRAAFVWGMAVGTMAVMSDALAQGTPTNGGVTENTDPFTTVNTGICQVSGWLRGPVGIGLVIMSIIIAGISLAVGGKKSTSILIASLAGAAVILGARSIMSLAAGKNGQAICLNS; encoded by the coding sequence ATGTATCCAACGTTCGGAGTGGCAAAACAGGGGCAGGTCGTTATGGAGTATCTCACCGGACTATTGCTTCTGACGGATCACAAGGTTCGGACGTGGAGTGAGCAGCACTTCATGGTTCAACCTGAAACCCACCGGGCGGCCTTTGTCTGGGGCATGGCAGTAGGCACGATGGCCGTGATGTCGGACGCGCTGGCACAGGGAACTCCCACCAATGGAGGGGTAACGGAAAACACGGATCCGTTTACCACTGTGAATACCGGTATCTGTCAGGTTTCTGGTTGGCTGCGTGGTCCAGTGGGCATCGGTCTAGTCATCATGTCGATCATCATCGCTGGCATCAGCCTGGCGGTAGGCGGTAAGAAGTCCACCTCAATCCTGATCGCCTCACTGGCCGGAGCGGCGGTCATCCTGGGTGCCCGTTCGATCATGTCCCTCGCCGCTGGTAAGAATGGCCAGGCCATCTGCCTGAACAGCTAA
- a CDS encoding ATP-binding protein: MSKLTEARTRSMLDALPYWDLRDGTMFLEDGRMEIGVEVQFPPALFLSPGGLEMVLRQLKSVLRNAVPQGQRLRLTVEVGPVGAAGIAPYRAETTSPEPLARLLGEKRADFYEKLAAEPGEVLRWRAFLTVTVGDKRLGTSPNLLSYALGRAIPALRRKTHIGYTAPEFEERLLEASAVRMRLLHFLASAGLEAHAMTDDDVFALCFRFLNPGLKHLPVPGYRPTWQVMPAEVLERFKGIAPPTLRAQVAKTEVDNSRLHELGLGWRRARILSLVHSPDETAYGMINHLLDASGELYLVVDLQHDPYDKAMQRLKSSARKFYSASIDTNVYVDPNVRTGLAETETAIDHITSSGDHVFQVGVTLVVLGAESKELESRITQAFGASANVPGSPFLILQHGLLEPFSQCLPFGGELIDQRLSLLETNAAHFFPLGAPWAGQKRPSAMFHNRWKALTFLDPFDPHMTNWNALIVGGSGQGKTFFAQYMITELLRQDDVDVIIVDRGRSYEKTVELLGGAMIDVEPGGETSINPFDLMPGETAPDEDKISFLAGLVRAMVGAVDPRLEAEEDALISTALRAAYLRKTDEVFENGEYHSRLDEVRLSDFVRTLGNLERIGEKTVTHEDKLLADTLARTLQNWTGKTPYGSFVDRSTTVPLTHARLVCYDTSKFQLDSPLATVGIMMIADLVWRRVKGDRTRRKVVIFDECWALLTIPAAAHFMVELYRRFRRYNAAVWSISQSMADFQRPEAHGILQNTTYHYLLRTPGEDDAVRDLLHLPEAAMEAFRDLKRIDGVYSEVLAWVRTETGSIGDVIWVRPTPLDLWTFTTSAQAMARRDEAIERSGGDLRAALTGLAYG; encoded by the coding sequence ATGTCGAAACTGACCGAGGCCCGCACGCGCTCGATGCTGGACGCCCTGCCGTACTGGGATCTGCGCGACGGCACCATGTTCCTCGAAGACGGGCGCATGGAGATCGGCGTGGAGGTGCAGTTCCCGCCGGCGCTGTTCCTGAGCCCCGGCGGCCTGGAGATGGTGCTCCGGCAGCTCAAGAGCGTGCTGCGCAACGCCGTGCCGCAGGGCCAGCGGCTGCGCCTGACGGTCGAGGTCGGGCCGGTAGGCGCCGCCGGCATCGCGCCCTACCGCGCCGAGACCACCAGCCCCGAGCCGCTGGCCCGGCTGCTGGGCGAGAAGCGCGCCGACTTCTACGAGAAGCTGGCCGCCGAGCCCGGCGAGGTGCTGCGCTGGCGGGCCTTCCTGACCGTCACGGTGGGCGACAAGCGCCTGGGCACCAGCCCGAACCTGCTCAGCTACGCCCTGGGCCGGGCGATTCCGGCGCTGCGGCGTAAGACCCACATCGGCTACACCGCGCCCGAGTTCGAGGAACGCCTGCTGGAAGCTTCGGCGGTTCGGATGCGGCTGCTGCACTTTCTGGCCTCGGCGGGGCTCGAGGCCCACGCCATGACCGACGACGACGTGTTCGCGCTGTGCTTCCGCTTTCTCAATCCGGGCCTCAAGCACCTGCCGGTTCCCGGCTACCGCCCGACCTGGCAGGTCATGCCGGCCGAGGTGCTGGAGCGTTTCAAGGGCATCGCCCCGCCCACCCTGCGGGCGCAGGTGGCCAAGACCGAGGTCGACAATTCCCGCCTGCATGAACTGGGCCTGGGCTGGCGCCGGGCCCGGATCCTGAGCCTGGTGCACAGCCCCGACGAGACCGCCTACGGCATGATCAACCACCTGCTGGACGCTTCCGGCGAGCTGTATCTGGTGGTCGACCTGCAGCACGACCCGTACGACAAGGCCATGCAGCGCCTGAAGTCCTCGGCCCGCAAGTTCTATTCGGCCTCCATCGACACCAACGTGTACGTCGATCCCAACGTCCGCACCGGGCTGGCCGAGACCGAGACGGCCATCGACCACATCACGTCCTCGGGCGATCACGTGTTCCAGGTCGGCGTGACCCTGGTGGTGCTGGGCGCCGAGAGCAAGGAACTCGAATCGCGCATCACCCAGGCCTTCGGAGCCTCGGCCAACGTGCCGGGCAGCCCCTTCCTGATCCTGCAGCATGGCCTGCTGGAGCCCTTCTCGCAGTGCCTGCCCTTCGGCGGCGAGCTGATCGACCAGCGCCTGAGCCTGCTGGAGACCAACGCCGCGCACTTCTTTCCGCTGGGGGCGCCCTGGGCCGGACAGAAACGCCCCTCGGCCATGTTCCACAACCGCTGGAAGGCGCTGACCTTCCTCGATCCCTTCGATCCCCACATGACCAACTGGAACGCCCTGATCGTGGGCGGCTCCGGGCAGGGCAAGACCTTCTTCGCCCAGTACATGATCACCGAGCTGCTGCGCCAGGACGACGTGGACGTGATCATCGTCGATCGCGGGCGCAGTTACGAGAAGACCGTCGAGCTGCTGGGCGGCGCCATGATCGACGTCGAGCCCGGCGGTGAGACCTCCATCAACCCGTTTGACCTGATGCCGGGCGAGACCGCCCCCGACGAGGACAAGATCTCCTTCCTGGCCGGGCTGGTGCGCGCCATGGTCGGGGCCGTCGATCCCCGCCTGGAGGCCGAGGAGGACGCCCTGATCAGCACCGCGCTGCGGGCCGCGTACCTGCGCAAGACCGACGAGGTCTTTGAGAACGGCGAATACCACTCGCGGCTCGACGAGGTGCGCCTGTCGGACTTCGTGCGTACGCTGGGCAACCTGGAACGCATCGGCGAGAAAACCGTGACCCACGAGGACAAGCTGCTGGCCGACACGCTGGCCCGCACCCTGCAGAACTGGACGGGCAAGACGCCCTACGGCAGCTTCGTGGACCGCTCCACCACCGTGCCGCTCACGCACGCGCGGCTGGTCTGCTACGACACCAGCAAGTTCCAGCTCGATTCGCCGCTGGCGACGGTGGGCATCATGATGATCGCCGACCTGGTGTGGCGGCGCGTGAAGGGCGACCGCACCCGGCGCAAGGTCGTGATCTTCGACGAGTGCTGGGCGCTGCTGACCATCCCGGCCGCCGCGCACTTCATGGTCGAGCTGTACCGCCGTTTCCGCCGCTACAACGCCGCCGTGTGGAGCATCAGCCAGTCCATGGCCGACTTCCAGCGCCCGGAGGCGCACGGCATCCTGCAGAACACCACCTACCACTACCTGCTGCGCACCCCCGGCGAGGACGACGCCGTGCGCGACCTGCTACACCTGCCCGAGGCGGCGATGGAGGCGTTCCGCGACCTCAAGCGCATCGACGGCGTGTACAGCGAGGTGCTGGCCTGGGTGCGCACCGAGACCGGCAGCATCGGCGACGTGATCTGGGTGAGACCCACGCCGCTGGATCTGTGGACGTTCACCACCTCGGCGCAGGCCATGGCCCGCCGCGACGAGGCCATCGAGCGCTCGGGCGGCGACCTGCGGGCCGCGCTGACGGGGCTCGCCTATGGCTAG